ATTCCTCTGCTTGGCATTAATTTCATAAAGATAGCAATAAATCTTTTGCCTATTATAGTTCTCTGGTATATATTTGCACTCGGTCTATCTATTTTGCTAGCTTCTATAGCTGTTTACATCAGGGATGTATCTCAAATTTTAGGTCCGGCGCTAAATTTTCTATTCTACAGTGTTCCAATCATTTATCCTTATTCATTAGTGCCAGAAGACATAAAACCCATAATAAAGCTGAATCCACTTTTCTACATGGTTGAAGCCATATACCTACAAACGGTAGAATTTAACTTAGAAGCAATAATCTTTTGTCTGGTTATAGCTAGTATAGCGCTCGTTTCCGGGATTTTTGTTTATAGGTATCTTAGTGTGGGTTTCCTTGATGTGCTTTAATCTGTGATATAATTTAAAGGAGACATGGAAGACAAAGATAAGCTATATACAGCCATTTTAAAACTTACATCAGAAGTTTGTGATGATGTGAGTGACGAAGTAAAAAGGGCCAGCATTATAGCTGATTTTATAATACGTAGTGGACTTAAGTATAAGGGAATATTCAAAAAACACCCACTTTTAGAAAGAGTAGCAAAGCTCATATATTATAGACTTGTAAGGTCAAAGTATGAAGAGGGTTATAATAGTTGATAACCAAGTACCATTCGTGTACGGAGGTGCAGAATATCATATTAACAACCTAAAGAGGGCCATTAGAGAGAATGGTTATCAGGTAGATGTGGTTAGGATACCTTTCAAATGGTATCCAATAGAGAACATACCTAAACATATTCTGATTAACAGACTCATAGATTTAATTGAAGCTAACGGCAGGCCTGTGGATGTATTAATAGCTTTTCGATTCCCTAGTTACTATATAGAACATCCCAATAAAGTTGTATGGCTGATGTCAACATACAAAAGTGCTTATGAGTTTTGGAACAAAGAATTTTGTGATCTCCCCATTACTGTAGAGGGAAGAAAAGTTAAACAGATTATTCATGCATGTGATAGAGAATATCTGTCCCAAGTTAGAAAACTCTATACTAACTCGAAACACGTAGCTTCATGGTTCGAAGAGCAAACAGGTATAAAGGGTGTTCCTCTTTATCATCCGCCCCCTGATTACGATAAATTCCATTTTAAAGACTATGAGAACTTCTTGTTCTTTCCCAGCAGGCTTACACCTTACAAAAGACACAAAATTGCTATAGAAGCTATGAAATACGTTGATAGAGGTTTAAAGCTATTGATAACCGGTGAAAGTGACAATCCAGACTACTTAAAAGAGCTCCAATCTTTTGCGGAAAGCTTGGGCTTATCAGATAAAGTCATATTTTTAGGAAGGGTTGAAAGGGAAACTATATTAGACTTATACTCCAGATGCTTAGCTGTTATTTTTCCTACTTATAAAGAAGACTATGGCTACATAACCTTAGAGGGTATGCTATCTAAAAAGCCAGTTATAACCTGTAAAGACTCTGGTGGACCAACGGAATTTGTTACGAATGAGGTCACAGGAATAATATGTGAGCCAGAAGCAAAAAGTTTAGCTGATGCTATCAATAGGCTTTACAAAGATAAGGCCCTCGCAATGAAACTAGGGGAAAATGCTAAAAACTACGTGCAAAGCCTTAGTCTTAGCTGGGATTATGTAGTGGAGAGGTTGTTGGAATGAGGATAGCCTGGTTTAGTCCACTACCACCACAGCCTAGCGGTATAAGTGAATACACAACAGCAATAGTTAGAGAGCTGATAAAGTATGCAGATGTGGATCTCTGGACAGAGGCTGAATTTTCTGAAACCTGCATTAGCATAGGAAGAGTCTACAAATACGACGATATGAATATGGCAGATATAATAGAAAAGTTACACGAATATAACATGGTTGTGTATAACATTGGCAATAATCACAGGTTTCATTCCAAGATGTACGAAATACTAAGTGTCTTTCCTGGTATAGTTATACTCCATGATTACGTTATGCATCATTTTTTTCTCGGCTACTTTAAGGATATAAAAAACAACATGGGTGCTTACTTAAACATGATAGGAGCATACTATGGCAAAAACACCCGAT
The window above is part of the Synergistota bacterium genome. Proteins encoded here:
- a CDS encoding glycosyltransferase family 4 protein — protein: MKRVIIVDNQVPFVYGGAEYHINNLKRAIRENGYQVDVVRIPFKWYPIENIPKHILINRLIDLIEANGRPVDVLIAFRFPSYYIEHPNKVVWLMSTYKSAYEFWNKEFCDLPITVEGRKVKQIIHACDREYLSQVRKLYTNSKHVASWFEEQTGIKGVPLYHPPPDYDKFHFKDYENFLFFPSRLTPYKRHKIAIEAMKYVDRGLKLLITGESDNPDYLKELQSFAESLGLSDKVIFLGRVERETILDLYSRCLAVIFPTYKEDYGYITLEGMLSKKPVITCKDSGGPTEFVTNEVTGIICEPEAKSLADAINRLYKDKALAMKLGENAKNYVQSLSLSWDYVVERLLE
- a CDS encoding ABC transporter permease; translated protein: IPLLGINFIKIAINLLPIIVLWYIFALGLSILLASIAVYIRDVSQILGPALNFLFYSVPIIYPYSLVPEDIKPIIKLNPLFYMVEAIYLQTVEFNLEAIIFCLVIASIALVSGIFVYRYLSVGFLDVL